Proteins encoded in a region of the Esox lucius isolate fEsoLuc1 chromosome 9, fEsoLuc1.pri, whole genome shotgun sequence genome:
- the LOC105012070 gene encoding uncharacterized protein LOC105012070 isoform X1 yields the protein MSLRTAGIVLMVIFWSVTGQDYGVTYTTHSICALKGSTVELSCTYKYPKKDKVTSTFWFTRKDSRGKFVSLRDDDDYKSRVKYNNDEPESRKTTEKRHFLTIGGVRESDSAKYMFRFITSSNKYFGNTGIRLSVSGLQVTFPSTVIEGQGVSLTCSPTCPLTDNSKLSYIWYKNGHLLTNEHNDLNLHTVIGDADNYSCAVKGREMLRSPEFTLNVRWEQTSLRKPVAGITVIVLFLIFCLSGFIWSKRKAFKTTNDTRDISDNGQRQSAHVYEIISDLAVAPTAAQTTDTVKQEDAYYSSVHYRSQDVPLYSTVQLPEAQKQEGQLAAAKLNHPSAPIYSIQLPLHFTLASSTSLLGFIWFTRTTPNPPLTGKNKP from the exons GTCAGGACTATGGTGTGACCTACACCACTCACAGTATCTGTGCCTTGAAGGGGTCAACAGTGGAGCTGAGCTGCACCTACAAGTATCCAAAAAAGGATAAAGTCACATCAACCTTCTGGTTCACTAGAAAAGATTCTCGGGGGAAATTTGTGAGTCTGAGAGATGATGATGACTACAAAAGTCGTGTGAAGTATAATAATGATGAACCAGAGTCCCGTAAAACTACGGAGAAAAGACACTTCCTAACAATCGGGGGAGTCAGAGAGAGCGACTCGGCTAAATACATGTTCAGATTCATCACaagttcaaataaatattttggaaatACAGGCATCAGACTTTCTGTCTCAG GCCTGCAGGTGACGTTTCCAAGCACAGTGATAGAAGGACAGGGAGTTTCCCTGACCTGTAGCCCCACCTGTCCTCTAACTGACAACTCCAAACTCTCttacatctggtacaagaacggACACCTTCTAACTAACGAACACAATGACCTAAACCTACACACAGTCATTGGTGACGCGGACAACTACTCCTGTGCTGTAAAAGGCAGAGAGATGCTCCGCTCTCCTGAATTTACTCTCAATGTCAGAT GGGAACAAACATCTTTGAGGAAGCCAGTGGCAGGAATCACAGTGATTGTTCTGTTTCtcatcttctgtctctctggattCATCTGGTCCAA GAGAAAGGCCTTCAAAACCACCAATGACACAAGAGACATATCAGATAATGGGCAG AGACAGTCTGCCCATGTGTATGAGATCATCTCAGACTTGGCCGTGGCCCCGACTGCAgcacagacaacagacacagtCAAACAGGAAGACGCCTATTACAGCAGTGTTCACTACAGAAGCCAGGACGTGCCTCTGTACTCCACCGTCCAACTGCCTGAAGCCCAGAAACAGGAAGGCCAGCTGGCTGCTGCAAAACTCAACCACCCCAGTGCCCCCATCTA TTCAATACAGCTCCCCCTTCACTTCACGCT GGCCAGTTCAACCTCACTCTTAGGCTTCATTTGGTTCA CAAGAACGACTCCAAATCCACCTCTGACAGGCAAGAATAAGCCGTGA
- the LOC105012070 gene encoding uncharacterized protein LOC105012070 isoform X2, which yields MSLRTAGIVLMVIFWSVTGQDYGVTYTTHSICALKGSTVELSCTYKYPKKDKVTSTFWFTRKDSRGKFVSLRDDDDYKSRVKYNNDEPESRKTTEKRHFLTIGGVRESDSAKYMFRFITSSNKYFGNTGIRLSVSGLQVTFPSTVIEGQGVSLTCSPTCPLTDNSKLSYIWYKNGHLLTNEHNDLNLHTVIGDADNYSCAVKGREMLRSPEFTLNVRWEQTSLRKPVAGITVIVLFLIFCLSGFIWSKRKAFKTTNDTRDISDNGQSAHVYEIISDLAVAPTAAQTTDTVKQEDAYYSSVHYRSQDVPLYSTVQLPEAQKQEGQLAAAKLNHPSAPIYSIQLPLHFTLASSTSLLGFIWFTRTTPNPPLTGKNKP from the exons GTCAGGACTATGGTGTGACCTACACCACTCACAGTATCTGTGCCTTGAAGGGGTCAACAGTGGAGCTGAGCTGCACCTACAAGTATCCAAAAAAGGATAAAGTCACATCAACCTTCTGGTTCACTAGAAAAGATTCTCGGGGGAAATTTGTGAGTCTGAGAGATGATGATGACTACAAAAGTCGTGTGAAGTATAATAATGATGAACCAGAGTCCCGTAAAACTACGGAGAAAAGACACTTCCTAACAATCGGGGGAGTCAGAGAGAGCGACTCGGCTAAATACATGTTCAGATTCATCACaagttcaaataaatattttggaaatACAGGCATCAGACTTTCTGTCTCAG GCCTGCAGGTGACGTTTCCAAGCACAGTGATAGAAGGACAGGGAGTTTCCCTGACCTGTAGCCCCACCTGTCCTCTAACTGACAACTCCAAACTCTCttacatctggtacaagaacggACACCTTCTAACTAACGAACACAATGACCTAAACCTACACACAGTCATTGGTGACGCGGACAACTACTCCTGTGCTGTAAAAGGCAGAGAGATGCTCCGCTCTCCTGAATTTACTCTCAATGTCAGAT GGGAACAAACATCTTTGAGGAAGCCAGTGGCAGGAATCACAGTGATTGTTCTGTTTCtcatcttctgtctctctggattCATCTGGTCCAA GAGAAAGGCCTTCAAAACCACCAATGACACAAGAGACATATCAGATAATGGGCAG TCTGCCCATGTGTATGAGATCATCTCAGACTTGGCCGTGGCCCCGACTGCAgcacagacaacagacacagtCAAACAGGAAGACGCCTATTACAGCAGTGTTCACTACAGAAGCCAGGACGTGCCTCTGTACTCCACCGTCCAACTGCCTGAAGCCCAGAAACAGGAAGGCCAGCTGGCTGCTGCAAAACTCAACCACCCCAGTGCCCCCATCTA TTCAATACAGCTCCCCCTTCACTTCACGCT GGCCAGTTCAACCTCACTCTTAGGCTTCATTTGGTTCA CAAGAACGACTCCAAATCCACCTCTGACAGGCAAGAATAAGCCGTGA
- the LOC105012070 gene encoding uncharacterized protein LOC105012070 isoform X3 gives MSLRTAGIVLMVIFWSVTGQDYGVTYTTHSICALKGSTVELSCTYKYPKKDKVTSTFWFTRKDSRGKFVSLRDDDDYKSRVKYNNDEPESRKTTEKRHFLTIGGVRESDSAKYMFRFITSSNKYFGNTGIRLSVSGLQVTFPSTVIEGQGVSLTCSPTCPLTDNSKLSYIWYKNGHLLTNEHNDLNLHTVIGDADNYSCAVKGREMLRSPEFTLNVRWEQTSLRKPVAGITVIVLFLIFCLSGFIWSKRKAFKTTNDTRDISDNGQRQSAHVYEIISDLAVAPTAAQTTDTVKQEDAYYSSVHYRSQDVPLYSTVQLPEAQKQEGQLAAAKLNHPSAPIYSIQLPLHFTLKNDSKSTSDRQE, from the exons GTCAGGACTATGGTGTGACCTACACCACTCACAGTATCTGTGCCTTGAAGGGGTCAACAGTGGAGCTGAGCTGCACCTACAAGTATCCAAAAAAGGATAAAGTCACATCAACCTTCTGGTTCACTAGAAAAGATTCTCGGGGGAAATTTGTGAGTCTGAGAGATGATGATGACTACAAAAGTCGTGTGAAGTATAATAATGATGAACCAGAGTCCCGTAAAACTACGGAGAAAAGACACTTCCTAACAATCGGGGGAGTCAGAGAGAGCGACTCGGCTAAATACATGTTCAGATTCATCACaagttcaaataaatattttggaaatACAGGCATCAGACTTTCTGTCTCAG GCCTGCAGGTGACGTTTCCAAGCACAGTGATAGAAGGACAGGGAGTTTCCCTGACCTGTAGCCCCACCTGTCCTCTAACTGACAACTCCAAACTCTCttacatctggtacaagaacggACACCTTCTAACTAACGAACACAATGACCTAAACCTACACACAGTCATTGGTGACGCGGACAACTACTCCTGTGCTGTAAAAGGCAGAGAGATGCTCCGCTCTCCTGAATTTACTCTCAATGTCAGAT GGGAACAAACATCTTTGAGGAAGCCAGTGGCAGGAATCACAGTGATTGTTCTGTTTCtcatcttctgtctctctggattCATCTGGTCCAA GAGAAAGGCCTTCAAAACCACCAATGACACAAGAGACATATCAGATAATGGGCAG AGACAGTCTGCCCATGTGTATGAGATCATCTCAGACTTGGCCGTGGCCCCGACTGCAgcacagacaacagacacagtCAAACAGGAAGACGCCTATTACAGCAGTGTTCACTACAGAAGCCAGGACGTGCCTCTGTACTCCACCGTCCAACTGCCTGAAGCCCAGAAACAGGAAGGCCAGCTGGCTGCTGCAAAACTCAACCACCCCAGTGCCCCCATCTA TTCAATACAGCTCCCCCTTCACTTCACGCT CAAGAACGACTCCAAATCCACCTCTGACAGGCAAGAATAA